The following proteins are co-located in the Oncorhynchus clarkii lewisi isolate Uvic-CL-2024 chromosome 30, UVic_Ocla_1.0, whole genome shotgun sequence genome:
- the LOC139389300 gene encoding ubiquitin-associated protein 2-like isoform X3, translating to MMTSVVSNPARGTRDRALPTTTQTTQPQKQIQATAEQIRLAQMIYDKNDADFEDKVKQLIEVTGKTQDECMVALHDCNEDVNRAINFLLESTSDTTSWETVGKKARGPGKEGGPSETKDNREKRDREASRGRGGPNRRGRGTSRSREVRSEENVFEMGPGDRGADRGRRGRGVAGRGSGGRGRGRAAGGSRFSSQGMGLFNPADYNANSGASRQETWETEGIDDGTGGTWRGTLEDWAAEDWNEDLSETKVFTASANHITPGHNVDLGLLLPKTGGVEAELGGMEPPAAEGLGGQSLVFTNSHHNGTRTATHSYASAAANSYAPAALSSVLGSGFGTLSGPKPAPDEVRIPEQLNGPRLAPRPNQQLVTAGNGSVAKESGPPAVEVPSPISASEFKAPRVEHGPVPTSQLKTHAVDLKMQPEPSPVLSKLAQRQQQAQQSSLPQAEPLSLPPSVPTPPGHGHYDAGPPPPRDGLSPGVKLALDHQAPMAEPPQRQIKTQRRRVPPPSKIPSSAVEMPGSADVSGLNVQFGALDFGSEPGVTDMGQQAEPAREPASTAVPQPQISLFSKPGPVSEPLGSLPSMPPVSDPSFPSPSLGLPSATPSPSLGLPSAAPASSNPSSSRVDSGPPRSLPSHLGYSQSKDAPSAPLTNGYCGMRTQGPQDSTTLASRTQKPESPPMSSESGPVHHVPSPAPMPSHSAPLPSLSSHVTSTYSSGSALSTSSSLTMTSEENSSLHAFSSSGPSINAAVSSSNGMMHGPGGLGLTGNAALSPAGRTAQPLLTTTSGKPPPNLAQGVPPLLANQYIMGPGGLLPAYPQIYGYEDLQMLQSRLPMDYYGVTFPGTTATMPGRDGLANNPYSGEATKFGRGDSSSPAPPTSLSQGPSSQPPQAQSQGQGQQNQNQAFLNPPLPPGYGYTGLPYYAGMPGVPNAFQYGPTVFVPPASAKQPNMGLGNPSSQYHQQHQPSYGQHTYGTAFDDLSQGHAGEYSKGGYGGSAQSQAKSAGSGPGKAPGLSGSGSSGGVPEMGASMYSKTQAFDKQGFHTGTPPPFSLPSALGGTGPLNPGGAPGYAPAPFLHILPAHQQPHSQMLHHHLAQDGQGGPGQRNQSSSMQQKSQGNKSSYGSPYWAN from the exons atgatgaCTTCAGTGGTCAGCAATCCAGCTCGAGGAACTCGAGACAGAGCGCTGCCCACCACCACACAAACCACACAGCCACAAAAACAGATACAG GCCACAGCGGAACAGATTCGGCTTGCCCAGATGATCTACGACAAAAATGATGCCGACTTTGAGGATAAGGTCAaacag TTGATTGAGGTGACTGGGAAGACACAAGATGAGTGTATGGTGGCCCTCCATGACTGCAACGAGGATGTCAACAGAGCCATCAATTTCCTGCTGGAAAGCACCTCTGACACG ACCTCCTGGGAGACAGTTGGGAAAAAGGCGCGAGGCCCCGGGAAGGAGGGAGGACCCTCTGAGACGAAGGACAACCGAGAGAAGAGGGATCGCGAGGCAAGCCGGGGCCGCGGGGGTCCCAACAGGAGGGGCCGTGGAACCAGCCGTAGCCGAGAAG TGCGGTCAGAGGAGAATGTATTTGAAATGGGTCCTGGAGATAGAGGGGCAGACCGTGGTCGCAGGGGTAGAGGCGTTGCTGGCAGAG GGTCGGGGGGTCGTGGCAGAGGAAGAGCAGCTGGTGGGAGCCGGTTCTCCTCTCAGGGGATGGG ACTCTTCAACCCTGCTGACTACAATGCCAACTCGGGCGCGTCTCGCCAGGAAACCTGGGAAACTGAGGGGATCGACGATGGAACAG GAGGAACATGGCGAGGCACCTTAGAAGACTGGGCTGCGGAAGACTGGAATGAGGAT CTGTCTGAGACCAAAGTGTTCACTGCCTCTGCAAACCACATCACGCCTGGACACAA TGTGGACTTAGGCTTGCTGCTGCCCAAGACGGGCGGCGTGGAGGCTGAGCTGGGTGGCATGGAGCCCCCCGCCGCCGAGGGCCTCGGGGGTCAGAGCCTGGTATTCACCAACTCTCATCACAATGGCACTCGCACCGCCACACACAGCTACGCCAGTGCCGCCGCCAACAGCTACGCCCCCGCCGCCCTG TCCTCAGTCCTAGGCTCTGGTTTTGGGACTCTGAGTGGGCCCAAGCCGGCCCCGGATGAGGTCAGGATACCAGAGCAGCTCAACGGGCCCCGGCTCGCCCCGCGGCCCAATCAGCAGCTGGTCACAGCGGGCAACGGCAGTGTCGCCAAAGAATCCGGTCCACCTGCAGTTGAAGTCCCCTCGCCCATTTCCGCCAGCGAATTCAAGGCCCCAAGAGTGGAGCATGGCCCAGTTCCAACCTCTCAACTTAAGACACACGCAG TGGATCTGAAGATGCAGCCGGAACCATCCCCGGTCCTCAGCAAACTGGCCCAGCGGCAGCAGCAGGCCCAGCAGAGCTCTCTGCCCCAGGCAGAgcctctgtctcttcccccctcAGTCCCCACTCCCCCAGGCCACGGCCACTACGACGCCGGGCCCCCGCCTCCCAGAGACGGGCTTTCCCCCGGGGTCAAGCTGGCTCTCGACCACCAGGCCCCCATGGCTGAACCCCCACAGAGACAGATCAAGACCCAAAGACGCAGAGTACCACCTCCCTCGAAG ATCCCCTCGTCTGCGGTGGAGATGCCAGGCTCGGCAGACGTGTCTGGTCTCAACGTGCAGTTTGGGGCTCTGGACTTTGGCTCGGAGCCCGGTGTGACTGACATGGGCCAACAGGCCGAGCCTGCCAGGGAGCCGGCCTCCACAGCCGTACCTCAACCCCAGATTAGCTTGTTCTCAAAACCTGGACCTGTCAG TGAGCCCCTGGGCAGCTTGCCATCCATGCCTCCTGTGTCGGACCCCAGTTTCCCCTCCCCGTCTCTGGGCTTGCCCAGTGCCACGCCTTCCCCCTCCCTGGGTCTCCCCAGCGCCGCTCCGGCCTCCTCCAACCCCTCGTCTAGCAGGGTGGACAGTGGCCCTCCGCGGAGCTTGCCCTCGCACCTGGGCTACTCCCAGAGCAAAGACGCCCCCTCCGCCCCCCTCACC AATGGCTATTGTGGCATGAGGACACAGGGCCCACAGGACT cAACGACATTGGCCTCTCGTACCCAAAAGCCAGAGTCGCCCCCCATGAGCAGTGAAAGTGGCCCCGTCCACCATGTTCCCTCCCCGGCCCCCATGCCCTCCCACTCCGCCCCCCTGCCATCCCTCAGCAG tcatgtgACCAGTACATACTCATCAGGATCTGCCCTCTCCACTAGCTCCTCCCTCACG ATGACCAGTGAGGAGAACAGCAGTCTCCACGCCTTCTCCTCCTCGGGCCCTTCGATCAACGCCGCTGTTAGCAGCTCCAATGGCATGATGCACGGCCCCGGAGGACTTGGTCTGACTGGCAACGCCGCCCTCTCACCCGCTGGGCGCACCGCCCAACCTCTGCTGACCACCACCTCGG GCAAACCCCCCCCTAACCTGGCCCAAGGAGTGCCCCCTCTGTTGGCCAATCAGTACATTATGGGCCCTGGAGGCCTGCTTCCTGCATACCCG CAGATCTATGGCTATGAGGACCTGCAGATGCTTCAGTCTCGTCTGCCTATG GACTACTATGGAGTCACATTCCCTGGTACAACGGCAACAATGCCTGGCAGAGATGGGCTAGCCAACAATCCATACTCAG GTGAAGCGACCAAGTTTGGCCGAGGGGATTCGTCATCCCCGGCTCCCCCCACCAGCCTTTCACAGGGCCCATCCTCGCAGCCCCCCCAAGCTCAGAGCCAAGGCCAGGGCCAGCAGAACCAGAACCAGGCCTTCCTCAACCCCCCTCTGCCCCCGGGCTACGGCTACACCGGCCTGCCCTACTACGCTGGCATGCCCGGGGTGCCCAACGCCTTCCAGTACGGCCCCACCGTCTTTGTGCCTCCGGCCTCGGCCAAGCAGCCCAACATGGGCCTGGGGAACCCCTCCAGCCAGTACCACCAACAGCATCAGCCCAGCTACGGCCAGCACACGTATGGAACAG CTTTTGACGACCTGTCTCAGGGCCACGCGGGGGAGTACAGTAAGGGAGGGTACGGAGGCTCTGCCCAGTCACAGGCCAAATCAGCTGGCAGCGGCCCAGGGAAAG CTCCAGGTTTGTCTGGCTCGGGCAGCAGTGGAGGGGTGCCTGAAATGGGTGCTTCAATGTACAGCAAGACACAG GCTTTTGATAAGCAGGGCTTCCACACGGGAACCCCCCCTCCCTTCAGCCTGCCGTCTGCCCTGGGGGGCACAGGCCCCCTGAACCCCGGCGGTGCCCCCGGTTACGCCCCAGCCCCCTTCCTCCACATCCTGCCTGCCCACCAGCAGCCCCACTCCCAGATGCTGCACCATCACCTCGCCCAAGATGGACAG GGTGGTCCGGGTCAGCGCAACCAGTCCAGCAGCATGCAGCAGAAGAGCCAGGGCAACAAGTCCAGCTATGGCAGCCCTTACTGGGCCAACTGA
- the LOC139389300 gene encoding ubiquitin-associated protein 2-like isoform X2 gives MMTSVVSNPARGTRDRALPTTTQTTQPQKQIQATAEQIRLAQMIYDKNDADFEDKVKQLIEVTGKTQDECMVALHDCNEDVNRAINFLLESTSDTTSWETVGKKARGPGKEGGPSETKDNREKRDREASRGRGGPNRRGRGTSRSREVRSEENVFEMGPGDRGADRGRRGRGVAGRGSGGRGRGRAAGGSRFSSQGMGLFNPADYNANSGASRQETWETEGIDDGTGGTWRGTLEDWAAEDWNEDLSETKVFTASANHITPGHNVDLGLLLPKTGGVEAELGGMEPPAAEGLGGQSLVFTNSHHNGTRTATHSYASAAANSYAPAALSSVLGSGFGTLSGPKPAPDEVRIPEQLNGPRLAPRPNQQLVTAGNGSVAKESGPPAVEVPSPISASEFKAPRVEHGPVPTSQLKTHAVDLKMQPEPSPVLSKLAQRQQQAQQSSLPQAEPLSLPPSVPTPPGHGHYDAGPPPPRDGLSPGVKLALDHQAPMAEPPQRQIKTQRRRVPPPSKIPSSAVEMPGSADVSGLNVQFGALDFGSEPGVTDMGQQAEPAREPASTAVPQPQISLFSKPGPVSEPLGSLPSMPPVSDPSFPSPSLGLPSATPSPSLGLPSAAPASSNPSSSRVDSGPPRSLPSHLGYSQSKDAPSAPLTNGYCGMRTQGPQDSTTLASRTQKPESPPMSSESGPVHHVPSPAPMPSHSAPLPSLSSHVTSTYSSGSALSTSSSLTMTSEENSSLHAFSSSGPSINAAVSSSNGMMHGPGGLGLTGNAALSPAGRTAQPLLTTTSGESRRTLPSHIGKPPPNLAQGVPPLLANQYIMGPGGLLPAYPIYGYEDLQMLQSRLPMDYYGVTFPGTTATMPGRDGLANNPYSGEATKFGRGDSSSPAPPTSLSQGPSSQPPQAQSQGQGQQNQNQAFLNPPLPPGYGYTGLPYYAGMPGVPNAFQYGPTVFVPPASAKQPNMGLGNPSSQYHQQHQPSYGQHTYGTAFDDLSQGHAGEYSKGGYGGSAQSQAKSAGSGPGKAPGLSGSGSSGGVPEMGASMYSKTQAFDKQGFHTGTPPPFSLPSALGGTGPLNPGGAPGYAPAPFLHILPAHQQPHSQMLHHHLAQDGQGGPGQRNQSSSMQQKSQGNKSSYGSPYWAN, from the exons atgatgaCTTCAGTGGTCAGCAATCCAGCTCGAGGAACTCGAGACAGAGCGCTGCCCACCACCACACAAACCACACAGCCACAAAAACAGATACAG GCCACAGCGGAACAGATTCGGCTTGCCCAGATGATCTACGACAAAAATGATGCCGACTTTGAGGATAAGGTCAaacag TTGATTGAGGTGACTGGGAAGACACAAGATGAGTGTATGGTGGCCCTCCATGACTGCAACGAGGATGTCAACAGAGCCATCAATTTCCTGCTGGAAAGCACCTCTGACACG ACCTCCTGGGAGACAGTTGGGAAAAAGGCGCGAGGCCCCGGGAAGGAGGGAGGACCCTCTGAGACGAAGGACAACCGAGAGAAGAGGGATCGCGAGGCAAGCCGGGGCCGCGGGGGTCCCAACAGGAGGGGCCGTGGAACCAGCCGTAGCCGAGAAG TGCGGTCAGAGGAGAATGTATTTGAAATGGGTCCTGGAGATAGAGGGGCAGACCGTGGTCGCAGGGGTAGAGGCGTTGCTGGCAGAG GGTCGGGGGGTCGTGGCAGAGGAAGAGCAGCTGGTGGGAGCCGGTTCTCCTCTCAGGGGATGGG ACTCTTCAACCCTGCTGACTACAATGCCAACTCGGGCGCGTCTCGCCAGGAAACCTGGGAAACTGAGGGGATCGACGATGGAACAG GAGGAACATGGCGAGGCACCTTAGAAGACTGGGCTGCGGAAGACTGGAATGAGGAT CTGTCTGAGACCAAAGTGTTCACTGCCTCTGCAAACCACATCACGCCTGGACACAA TGTGGACTTAGGCTTGCTGCTGCCCAAGACGGGCGGCGTGGAGGCTGAGCTGGGTGGCATGGAGCCCCCCGCCGCCGAGGGCCTCGGGGGTCAGAGCCTGGTATTCACCAACTCTCATCACAATGGCACTCGCACCGCCACACACAGCTACGCCAGTGCCGCCGCCAACAGCTACGCCCCCGCCGCCCTG TCCTCAGTCCTAGGCTCTGGTTTTGGGACTCTGAGTGGGCCCAAGCCGGCCCCGGATGAGGTCAGGATACCAGAGCAGCTCAACGGGCCCCGGCTCGCCCCGCGGCCCAATCAGCAGCTGGTCACAGCGGGCAACGGCAGTGTCGCCAAAGAATCCGGTCCACCTGCAGTTGAAGTCCCCTCGCCCATTTCCGCCAGCGAATTCAAGGCCCCAAGAGTGGAGCATGGCCCAGTTCCAACCTCTCAACTTAAGACACACGCAG TGGATCTGAAGATGCAGCCGGAACCATCCCCGGTCCTCAGCAAACTGGCCCAGCGGCAGCAGCAGGCCCAGCAGAGCTCTCTGCCCCAGGCAGAgcctctgtctcttcccccctcAGTCCCCACTCCCCCAGGCCACGGCCACTACGACGCCGGGCCCCCGCCTCCCAGAGACGGGCTTTCCCCCGGGGTCAAGCTGGCTCTCGACCACCAGGCCCCCATGGCTGAACCCCCACAGAGACAGATCAAGACCCAAAGACGCAGAGTACCACCTCCCTCGAAG ATCCCCTCGTCTGCGGTGGAGATGCCAGGCTCGGCAGACGTGTCTGGTCTCAACGTGCAGTTTGGGGCTCTGGACTTTGGCTCGGAGCCCGGTGTGACTGACATGGGCCAACAGGCCGAGCCTGCCAGGGAGCCGGCCTCCACAGCCGTACCTCAACCCCAGATTAGCTTGTTCTCAAAACCTGGACCTGTCAG TGAGCCCCTGGGCAGCTTGCCATCCATGCCTCCTGTGTCGGACCCCAGTTTCCCCTCCCCGTCTCTGGGCTTGCCCAGTGCCACGCCTTCCCCCTCCCTGGGTCTCCCCAGCGCCGCTCCGGCCTCCTCCAACCCCTCGTCTAGCAGGGTGGACAGTGGCCCTCCGCGGAGCTTGCCCTCGCACCTGGGCTACTCCCAGAGCAAAGACGCCCCCTCCGCCCCCCTCACC AATGGCTATTGTGGCATGAGGACACAGGGCCCACAGGACT cAACGACATTGGCCTCTCGTACCCAAAAGCCAGAGTCGCCCCCCATGAGCAGTGAAAGTGGCCCCGTCCACCATGTTCCCTCCCCGGCCCCCATGCCCTCCCACTCCGCCCCCCTGCCATCCCTCAGCAG tcatgtgACCAGTACATACTCATCAGGATCTGCCCTCTCCACTAGCTCCTCCCTCACG ATGACCAGTGAGGAGAACAGCAGTCTCCACGCCTTCTCCTCCTCGGGCCCTTCGATCAACGCCGCTGTTAGCAGCTCCAATGGCATGATGCACGGCCCCGGAGGACTTGGTCTGACTGGCAACGCCGCCCTCTCACCCGCTGGGCGCACCGCCCAACCTCTGCTGACCACCACCTCGGGTGAGTCCAGGAGAACCCTGCCGTCACACATAG GCAAACCCCCCCCTAACCTGGCCCAAGGAGTGCCCCCTCTGTTGGCCAATCAGTACATTATGGGCCCTGGAGGCCTGCTTCCTGCATACCCG ATCTATGGCTATGAGGACCTGCAGATGCTTCAGTCTCGTCTGCCTATG GACTACTATGGAGTCACATTCCCTGGTACAACGGCAACAATGCCTGGCAGAGATGGGCTAGCCAACAATCCATACTCAG GTGAAGCGACCAAGTTTGGCCGAGGGGATTCGTCATCCCCGGCTCCCCCCACCAGCCTTTCACAGGGCCCATCCTCGCAGCCCCCCCAAGCTCAGAGCCAAGGCCAGGGCCAGCAGAACCAGAACCAGGCCTTCCTCAACCCCCCTCTGCCCCCGGGCTACGGCTACACCGGCCTGCCCTACTACGCTGGCATGCCCGGGGTGCCCAACGCCTTCCAGTACGGCCCCACCGTCTTTGTGCCTCCGGCCTCGGCCAAGCAGCCCAACATGGGCCTGGGGAACCCCTCCAGCCAGTACCACCAACAGCATCAGCCCAGCTACGGCCAGCACACGTATGGAACAG CTTTTGACGACCTGTCTCAGGGCCACGCGGGGGAGTACAGTAAGGGAGGGTACGGAGGCTCTGCCCAGTCACAGGCCAAATCAGCTGGCAGCGGCCCAGGGAAAG CTCCAGGTTTGTCTGGCTCGGGCAGCAGTGGAGGGGTGCCTGAAATGGGTGCTTCAATGTACAGCAAGACACAG GCTTTTGATAAGCAGGGCTTCCACACGGGAACCCCCCCTCCCTTCAGCCTGCCGTCTGCCCTGGGGGGCACAGGCCCCCTGAACCCCGGCGGTGCCCCCGGTTACGCCCCAGCCCCCTTCCTCCACATCCTGCCTGCCCACCAGCAGCCCCACTCCCAGATGCTGCACCATCACCTCGCCCAAGATGGACAG GGTGGTCCGGGTCAGCGCAACCAGTCCAGCAGCATGCAGCAGAAGAGCCAGGGCAACAAGTCCAGCTATGGCAGCCCTTACTGGGCCAACTGA
- the LOC139389300 gene encoding ubiquitin-associated protein 2-like isoform X7 — translation MMTSVVSNPARGTRDRALPTTTQTTQPQKQIQATAEQIRLAQMIYDKNDADFEDKVKQLIEVTGKTQDECMVALHDCNEDVNRAINFLLESTSDTTSWETVGKKARGPGKEGGPSETKDNREKRDREASRGRGGPNRRGRGTSRSREVRSEENVFEMGPGDRGADRGRRGRGVAGRGSGGRGRGRAAGGSRFSSQGMGLFNPADYNANSGASRQETWETEGIDDGTGGTWRGTLEDWAAEDWNEDLSETKVFTASANHITPGHNVDLGLLLPKTGGVEAELGGMEPPAAEGLGGQSLVFTNSHHNGTRTATHSYASAAANSYAPAALSSVLGSGFGTLSGPKPAPDEVRIPEQLNGPRLAPRPNQQLVTAGNGSVAKESGPPAVEVPSPISASEFKAPRVEHGPVPTSQLKTHAVDLKMQPEPSPVLSKLAQRQQQAQQSSLPQAEPLSLPPSVPTPPGHGHYDAGPPPPRDGLSPGVKLALDHQAPMAEPPQRQIKTQRRRVPPPSKIPSSAVEMPGSADVSGLNVQFGALDFGSEPGVTDMGQQAEPAREPASTAVPQPQISLFSKPGPVSEPLGSLPSMPPVSDPSFPSPSLGLPSATPSPSLGLPSAAPASSNPSSSRVDSGPPRSLPSHLGYSQSKDAPSAPLTNGYCGMRTQGPQDSTTLASRTQKPESPPMSSESGPVHHVPSPAPMPSHSAPLPSLSSHVTSTYSSGSALSTSSSLTMTSEENSSLHAFSSSGPSINAAVSSSNGMMHGPGGLGLTGNAALSPAGRTAQPLLTTTSGKPPPNLAQGVPPLLANQYIMGPGGLLPAYPIYGYEDLQMLQSRLPMDYYGVTFPGTTATMPGRDGLANNPYSGEATKFGRGDSSSPAPPTSLSQGPSSQPPQAQSQGQGQQNQNQAFLNPPLPPGYGYTGLPYYAGMPGVPNAFQYGPTVFVPPASAKQPNMGLGNPSSQYHQQHQPSYGQHTYGTAPGLSGSGSSGGVPEMGASMYSKTQAFDKQGFHTGTPPPFSLPSALGGTGPLNPGGAPGYAPAPFLHILPAHQQPHSQMLHHHLAQDGQGGPGQRNQSSSMQQKSQGNKSSYGSPYWAN, via the exons atgatgaCTTCAGTGGTCAGCAATCCAGCTCGAGGAACTCGAGACAGAGCGCTGCCCACCACCACACAAACCACACAGCCACAAAAACAGATACAG GCCACAGCGGAACAGATTCGGCTTGCCCAGATGATCTACGACAAAAATGATGCCGACTTTGAGGATAAGGTCAaacag TTGATTGAGGTGACTGGGAAGACACAAGATGAGTGTATGGTGGCCCTCCATGACTGCAACGAGGATGTCAACAGAGCCATCAATTTCCTGCTGGAAAGCACCTCTGACACG ACCTCCTGGGAGACAGTTGGGAAAAAGGCGCGAGGCCCCGGGAAGGAGGGAGGACCCTCTGAGACGAAGGACAACCGAGAGAAGAGGGATCGCGAGGCAAGCCGGGGCCGCGGGGGTCCCAACAGGAGGGGCCGTGGAACCAGCCGTAGCCGAGAAG TGCGGTCAGAGGAGAATGTATTTGAAATGGGTCCTGGAGATAGAGGGGCAGACCGTGGTCGCAGGGGTAGAGGCGTTGCTGGCAGAG GGTCGGGGGGTCGTGGCAGAGGAAGAGCAGCTGGTGGGAGCCGGTTCTCCTCTCAGGGGATGGG ACTCTTCAACCCTGCTGACTACAATGCCAACTCGGGCGCGTCTCGCCAGGAAACCTGGGAAACTGAGGGGATCGACGATGGAACAG GAGGAACATGGCGAGGCACCTTAGAAGACTGGGCTGCGGAAGACTGGAATGAGGAT CTGTCTGAGACCAAAGTGTTCACTGCCTCTGCAAACCACATCACGCCTGGACACAA TGTGGACTTAGGCTTGCTGCTGCCCAAGACGGGCGGCGTGGAGGCTGAGCTGGGTGGCATGGAGCCCCCCGCCGCCGAGGGCCTCGGGGGTCAGAGCCTGGTATTCACCAACTCTCATCACAATGGCACTCGCACCGCCACACACAGCTACGCCAGTGCCGCCGCCAACAGCTACGCCCCCGCCGCCCTG TCCTCAGTCCTAGGCTCTGGTTTTGGGACTCTGAGTGGGCCCAAGCCGGCCCCGGATGAGGTCAGGATACCAGAGCAGCTCAACGGGCCCCGGCTCGCCCCGCGGCCCAATCAGCAGCTGGTCACAGCGGGCAACGGCAGTGTCGCCAAAGAATCCGGTCCACCTGCAGTTGAAGTCCCCTCGCCCATTTCCGCCAGCGAATTCAAGGCCCCAAGAGTGGAGCATGGCCCAGTTCCAACCTCTCAACTTAAGACACACGCAG TGGATCTGAAGATGCAGCCGGAACCATCCCCGGTCCTCAGCAAACTGGCCCAGCGGCAGCAGCAGGCCCAGCAGAGCTCTCTGCCCCAGGCAGAgcctctgtctcttcccccctcAGTCCCCACTCCCCCAGGCCACGGCCACTACGACGCCGGGCCCCCGCCTCCCAGAGACGGGCTTTCCCCCGGGGTCAAGCTGGCTCTCGACCACCAGGCCCCCATGGCTGAACCCCCACAGAGACAGATCAAGACCCAAAGACGCAGAGTACCACCTCCCTCGAAG ATCCCCTCGTCTGCGGTGGAGATGCCAGGCTCGGCAGACGTGTCTGGTCTCAACGTGCAGTTTGGGGCTCTGGACTTTGGCTCGGAGCCCGGTGTGACTGACATGGGCCAACAGGCCGAGCCTGCCAGGGAGCCGGCCTCCACAGCCGTACCTCAACCCCAGATTAGCTTGTTCTCAAAACCTGGACCTGTCAG TGAGCCCCTGGGCAGCTTGCCATCCATGCCTCCTGTGTCGGACCCCAGTTTCCCCTCCCCGTCTCTGGGCTTGCCCAGTGCCACGCCTTCCCCCTCCCTGGGTCTCCCCAGCGCCGCTCCGGCCTCCTCCAACCCCTCGTCTAGCAGGGTGGACAGTGGCCCTCCGCGGAGCTTGCCCTCGCACCTGGGCTACTCCCAGAGCAAAGACGCCCCCTCCGCCCCCCTCACC AATGGCTATTGTGGCATGAGGACACAGGGCCCACAGGACT cAACGACATTGGCCTCTCGTACCCAAAAGCCAGAGTCGCCCCCCATGAGCAGTGAAAGTGGCCCCGTCCACCATGTTCCCTCCCCGGCCCCCATGCCCTCCCACTCCGCCCCCCTGCCATCCCTCAGCAG tcatgtgACCAGTACATACTCATCAGGATCTGCCCTCTCCACTAGCTCCTCCCTCACG ATGACCAGTGAGGAGAACAGCAGTCTCCACGCCTTCTCCTCCTCGGGCCCTTCGATCAACGCCGCTGTTAGCAGCTCCAATGGCATGATGCACGGCCCCGGAGGACTTGGTCTGACTGGCAACGCCGCCCTCTCACCCGCTGGGCGCACCGCCCAACCTCTGCTGACCACCACCTCGG GCAAACCCCCCCCTAACCTGGCCCAAGGAGTGCCCCCTCTGTTGGCCAATCAGTACATTATGGGCCCTGGAGGCCTGCTTCCTGCATACCCG ATCTATGGCTATGAGGACCTGCAGATGCTTCAGTCTCGTCTGCCTATG GACTACTATGGAGTCACATTCCCTGGTACAACGGCAACAATGCCTGGCAGAGATGGGCTAGCCAACAATCCATACTCAG GTGAAGCGACCAAGTTTGGCCGAGGGGATTCGTCATCCCCGGCTCCCCCCACCAGCCTTTCACAGGGCCCATCCTCGCAGCCCCCCCAAGCTCAGAGCCAAGGCCAGGGCCAGCAGAACCAGAACCAGGCCTTCCTCAACCCCCCTCTGCCCCCGGGCTACGGCTACACCGGCCTGCCCTACTACGCTGGCATGCCCGGGGTGCCCAACGCCTTCCAGTACGGCCCCACCGTCTTTGTGCCTCCGGCCTCGGCCAAGCAGCCCAACATGGGCCTGGGGAACCCCTCCAGCCAGTACCACCAACAGCATCAGCCCAGCTACGGCCAGCACACGTATGGAACAG CTCCAGGTTTGTCTGGCTCGGGCAGCAGTGGAGGGGTGCCTGAAATGGGTGCTTCAATGTACAGCAAGACACAG GCTTTTGATAAGCAGGGCTTCCACACGGGAACCCCCCCTCCCTTCAGCCTGCCGTCTGCCCTGGGGGGCACAGGCCCCCTGAACCCCGGCGGTGCCCCCGGTTACGCCCCAGCCCCCTTCCTCCACATCCTGCCTGCCCACCAGCAGCCCCACTCCCAGATGCTGCACCATCACCTCGCCCAAGATGGACAG GGTGGTCCGGGTCAGCGCAACCAGTCCAGCAGCATGCAGCAGAAGAGCCAGGGCAACAAGTCCAGCTATGGCAGCCCTTACTGGGCCAACTGA